One part of the Vicia villosa cultivar HV-30 ecotype Madison, WI linkage group LG6, Vvil1.0, whole genome shotgun sequence genome encodes these proteins:
- the LOC131614668 gene encoding uncharacterized protein LOC131614668: MELVQIRKKKLQEFRDGGWETLYEKVVASCGNVEIDVPDMESRTLVRTKKHKTFRFVYTLVKLALSLPVATASVERMFLGMKYVKNELRSRMANSWLNDCLVKFVEKKVFDTIDDTDIIKRFQRMNKRRMHL, from the exons ATGGAACTTGTCCAAATACGCaagaaaaagttgcaagaatttagAGATGGTGGATGGGAAACACTTTATGAGAAAGTTGTGGCTTCTTGTGGTAATGTTGAAATTGATGTGCCGGACATGGAGTCTCG GACTCTTGTTCGAACAAAGAAGCATAAGACATTTAGGTTTGTGTACACACTTGTCAAACTAGCTTTGTCCTTACCGGTGGCCACTGCAAGTGTTGAGCGAATGTTCTTGGGGATGAAATATGTTAAGAATGAGTTGAGAAGTAGAATGGCTAATTCATGGCTAAATGATTGCTTAGTAAAATTTGTGGAGAAAAAGGTGTTTGATACAATCGATGATACGGATATCATCAAGCGTTTCCAaagaatgaacaagagaagaatgCATTTATGA
- the LOC131614669 gene encoding uncharacterized protein LOC131614669: MMKFHKILSSLVLINVALLVLFINNAKTSATRFHSTTIEANGDLMLPEKVNQFGRQGRTGFAHNVYFNTRERLGDHSRSHYHSFQPGNGGRILRLTPSGPNEKHNPITPAGNVGRILRLTPSGPNEKHNPITPAGNVGHILRLAPSGPNKKHNPNIPGAHINV; the protein is encoded by the coding sequence ATGATGAAGTTCCATAAGATTCTCTCCTCCCTAGTTTTGATCAATGTTGCTCTTTTGGTATTGTTTATTAATAATGCCAAAACAAGTGCGACCCGCTTTCACTCAACAACAATTGAAGCAAATGGTGATTTAATGCTACCTGAAAAAGTTAATCAATTTGGAAGACAAGGCCGAACAGGTTTTGCTCATAATGTTTATTTCAACACACGAGAAAGGTTAGGAGATCATAGTAGAAGCCATTATCATTCGTTTCAACCTGGTAATGGTGGTCGTATTTTAAGACTAACCCCATCAGGCCCAAATGAAAAACATAATCCCATAACCCCTGCTGGTAATGTTGGTCGTATTTTAAGACTAACCCCATCAGGCCCAAATGAAAAACATAATCCCATAACCCCTGCCGGTAATGTTGGTCATATTTTAAGACTAGCCCCATCAGGCCCAAATAAAAAGCATAACCCTAACATCCCTGGTGCACATATTAATGTTTGA